The following proteins come from a genomic window of Pseudochaenichthys georgianus chromosome 19, fPseGeo1.2, whole genome shotgun sequence:
- the LOC117465002 gene encoding baculoviral IAP repeat-containing protein 5-like, whose amino-acid sequence MDPFSEDSIEMFFYENRLKTFEGWPFEENCSCTPENMAKAGFIHTPSDNCPDIAMCFFCLKELEGWEPDDDPEKEHKSHSAACQFIALKKKVEELNVEEFFKLQRERHKFQIIKSCNDITKFENASKQRRADIIKTAIVDE is encoded by the exons ATGGACCCGTTTAGCGAAGACTCCATCGAAATGTTCTTTTATGAGAACAGACTGaaaactttcgaggggtggccGTTTGAAGAAAACTGTTCGTGTACGCCGGAGAAC ATGGCCAAAGCTGGCTTCATACACACTCCTTCAGATAACTGCCCGGACATCGCCATGTGTTTCTTCTGCCTCAAAGAGCTGGAGGGCTGGGAGCCAGACGATGACCCAGA AAAGGAGCACAAATCTCATTCGGCAGCCTGCCAGTTCATCGCCTTGAAGAAGAAAGTAGAAGAGCTGAACGTGGAGGAATTCTTCAAACTACAGAGAGAGAGGCACAAGTTCCAGATT ATAAAATCCTGTAACGACATCACCAAGTTTGAAAATGCATCCAAACAGAGACGAGCAGATATCATTAAGACGGCCATAGTGGATGAGTGA
- the LOC117464613 gene encoding transmembrane protein 235-like produces the protein MKVTLGFLVITAGICGLLSFAFLATSLGTQYWYIIEMNPMNVSDFEDMSSHSGLWSINEGEKNVDSIDSFTADESRYSETELHMLSMHGAIVVVLPISLVLLLFGAICGLVSSLARSPLLLTGTAAYFFICSESSSSFLHTYSRTMEQLDKKQHGFTLEMNHSYYYYCHDIKALQKPG, from the exons atgaaggtgactctCGGCTTTCTGGTGATCACAGCCGGGATCTGCGGACTGCTGAGCTTCGCTTTCCTGGCCACTTCCCTCGGAACGCAGTACTGGTACATCATAGagatgaatcccatgaatgtgaGTGACTTTGAGGACATGAGTTCCCACTCGGGACTGTGGAGCATCAACGAAG GTGAGAAGAACGTAGACTCCATTGACTCTTTCACAGCTGACGAGTCCAGATACTCTGAGACTGAGCTGCACATGCTGA GTATGCACGGTGCCATCGTGGTGGTGCTCCCCATCAgcctggtgctgctgctgttcgGGGCGATCTGTGGGCTGGTCAGCTCTCTAGCCCGGAGCCCCCTTCTCCTCACCGGCACCGCCGCCTACTTCTTCATCTGCAGTGAGTCCAGCTCCAGTTTCCTCCACACTTACTCAAGGACT ATGGAGCAATTAGATAAAAAACAGCACGGCTTTACACTCGAGATGAATCACAGCTACTATTACTACTGCCACGACATCAAAGCGCTTCAGAAGCCAGGGTAG
- the LOC117464985 gene encoding LOW QUALITY PROTEIN: baculoviral IAP repeat-containing protein 5-like (The sequence of the model RefSeq protein was modified relative to this genomic sequence to represent the inferred CDS: inserted 2 bases in 1 codon) has translation MAKAGFIHTPSDNCPDIAMCFFCLKELEGWEPDDDPEKEHKSHSAACQFIAWKKKVEELNVEEFFKLQRERHKFQIIKSCNDITKFEXCIQQRRADIIKTAIVDE, from the exons ATGGCCAAAGCTGGCTTCATACACACTCCTTCAGATAACTGCCCGGACATCGCCATGTGTTTCTTCTGCCTCAAAGAGCTGGAGGGCTGGGAGCCAGACGATGACCCAGA AAAGGAGCACAAATCTCATTCGGCAGCCTGCCAGTTCATCGCCTGGAAGAAGAAAGTAGAAGAGCTGAACGTGGAGGAATTCTTCAAACTACAGAGAGAGAGGCACAAGTTCCAGATT ATAAAATCCTGTAACGACATCACCAAGTTTGA ATGCATCCAACAGAGACGAGCAGATATCATTAAGACGGCCATAGTGGATGAGTGA
- the faap100 gene encoding Fanconi anemia core complex-associated protein 100: MDGRCAVETCAEFGFAETSCTPRIRCGFGTDVLLCTGSDEAYVFSPQERKLKTVLQCPGPVSDLAVSHDKQRLYVACRSGVYCVGSQLLLSRVKGSPADASSGPPELTISSESLVVAEEGVLSLLLVGSVLVTLSQRDASWMLTLYKSSNYEKLCSFSQVSGDVNTEEKTEIRRSPVLICVHSREATPSPSSSNSSSDEAPAPGHFHLDSVLFKLLFGVDVALAKSPVILCGLPDGCVCFVPLRLPGSRLRVLHSLEQPVVFVGSSGAGRCLVAVGELGRVVLMKADKGGSAEGRGSVFIEGCVPGPVVCGCVDKNTVYYSTGSDLLLLDLSEGTSGEEGQGKDEETRRKMDAALQSPTSLNVCRVVALAPPTCNTAAPGVVELLGLSVRGQLQRIRLPVRTEDSRLSSGSDSQVGRSVRDLLSSIGDVCERASVLKTSIKSKNQILQRLNQVLNISFLLMAGANGAEHPPLQENPIRCRASTSWSRLLQEDSLTLTCVLDNSSAYVLERGWTLSITVFPLCPPPSAGGENLSTNVSFPFQSLHPGETLDVSLPLAAAGGSSFPVTVSCSLLFSLTSLLGEEAANLPALQSSCISLPLNTLTVDWLHALQVSSSQAAQEKITPHATDAIEAFLRSHRIRCGGNAEGGGGGGLKYSASVRVSAELLRDTLMVGKSSDSDPAKTAPESVCLSLLEWLLSEGPGGVTTGQKGDHIALRGPVVHARSPNRHAVKLTAKEVDVGVEESLHTVQVQVHSSSIAAVCGLHHAVLRRVQTLLQRAPERAASTKRVQSLGLREALQRAEHLLQQIQQSRVSGVFSGGASTEQMSRTLLDVYRELRENPLLII; this comes from the exons ATGGACGGACGGTGTGCTGTGGAGACTTGTGCAGAGTTTGGCTTTGCAGAAACCTCGTGCACACCCAGGATCAGGTGTGGTTTTGGGACAGATGTGCTCCTCTGCACTGGAAGCGACGAGGCTTATGTTTTCAGCCCCCAGGAGAGGAAACTCAAG ACTGTCCTCCAGTGTCCTGGTCCTGTGAGTGACCTGGCTGTGAGTCATGATAAGCAGCGCCTCTATGTAGCCTGTAGGAGCGGAGTCTATTGTGTCGGTTCACAACTTCTGCTATCCAG ggttAAAGGCTCCCCAGCTGATGCTTCCTCTGGTCCACCTGAGCTGACAATCTCCTCCGAGTCTCTGGTCGTTGCCGAAGAAGGAGTGTTATCGCTGCTCCTCGTCGGCTCCGTGCTCGTGACTCTTTCCCAAAGAGACGCGTCCTGGATGTTGACTCTGTACAAATCGTCAAACTACGAGAAGCTCTGCTCTTTCAGTCAGGTCTCAGGAGATGTAAACACTGAGGAAAAAACAGAAATAAGAAGAAGTCCGGTGCTGATTTGTGTTCATTCAAGGGAAGCAACACCATCGCCCTCCTCCTCTAATTCCTCATCAGATGAAGCTCCAGCTCCGGGCCATTTTCACCTCGATTCAGTCCTCTTCAAACTTCTTTTTGGGGTCGATGTCGCCCTCGCCAAATCCCCCGTTATCCTGTGTGGCCTTCCAGACGGGTGCGTGTGTTTCGTCCCTCTGCGTCTCCCAGGATCGAGGCTCCGAGTCCTGCACAGCCTGGAGCAGCCCGTGGTATTTGTCGGATCATCGGGTGCAGGACGGTGTTTGGTGGCAGTGGGTGAACTGGGGAGGGTGGTGCTGATGAAAGCCGACAAAGGAGGGTCAGCAGAGGGGAGAGGGAGCGTTTTTATTGAGGGGTGTGTCCCGGGGCCTgtggtgtgtggctgtgtggatAAAAACACTGTTTACTACAGCACGGGgtcagacctgctgctgctggatctATCAGAGGGGACATCTGGAGAGGAAGGCCAAGGAAAGGACGAGGAAACACGCAGAAAGATGGACGCTGCCCTCCAAAGCCCCACCAGTTTGAATGTGTGTCGAGTCGTCGCGTTGGCCCCGCCGACATGCAACACTGCAG CTCCAGGTGTAGTGGAGCTGCTGGGTCTGTCTGTCAGAGGGCAGCTGCAGAGGATCCGTCTCCCTGTGAGGACAGAGGACAGCAGATTGTCCTCGGGGTCAGACTCTCAGGTCGGCCGCAGCGTCAGGGACCTGCTGTCCTCCATCGGGGACGTCTGCGAAAG AGCATCTGTGCTGAAAACATCCATCAAATCCAAAAACCAGATTCTCCAGCGCCTGAATCAAGTGCTCAACATCAGCTTCCTGTTGATGGCCGGTGCAAACGGTGCAGAGCATCCTCCCCTCCAGGAGAATCCAATCCGATGCCGAGCTTCGACCAGTTGGAGCAGACTGCTTCAGGAAGACTCCCTGACCCTCACATGTGTCCTGGATAACTCCAGTGCTTATGTTCTGGAGCGAGGCTGGACATTAAGCATCACTGTGTTCCCTCTGTGTCCTCCTCCCAGTGCAGGAGGAGAAAACCTCTCCACGAACGTTTCATTCCCGTTCCAAAGCCTCCATCCAGGCGAGACGTTAGACGTGTCTTTGCCTCTAGCGGCTGCAGGCGGATCATCCTTCCCCGTGACAGTGAGCTgctccctcctcttctccctcacCAGCCTCCTGGGGGAGGAAGCTGCAAACCTTCCCGCTCTGCAGAGCAGCTGCATCAGTTTGCCCCTGAACACCCTGACAGTGGATTGGCTGCACGCCCTGCAGGTGAGCAGCTCTCAAGCCGCCCAGGAAAAGATCACGCCTCATGCGACAGATGCCATTGAAGCTTTTCTAAGGTCACATCGAATAAGGTGCGGTGGAAACGCAgagggaggaggtggaggtggtTTAAAGTATTCAGCAAGTGTACGGGTGTCTGCAGAGTTACTAAGGGACACGCTTATGGTGGGAAAAAGCTCAGATTCAGACCCTGCAAAGACGGCTCCTGAGAGTGTGTGCCTGTCCCTGCTGGagtggctgctgtctgaaggTCCTGGAGGAGTGACGACGGGACAAAAGGGAGACCACATCGCATTGAGGGGACCAGTGGTGCATGCACGAAGTCCAAACAGACATGCTGTCAAACTGACTGCCAAAGAG GTGGATGTAGGGGTGGAGGAGTCCCTGCACACGGTGCAGGTTCAGGTTCACAGCTCGTCTATAGCAGCGGTGTGTGGACTGCACCACGCTGTGCTGCGGCGagtacag ACTCTGCTGCAGAGAGCTCCAGAGAGAGCCGCGTCCACAAAGAGGGTCCAGAGTTTGGGGTTAAGAGAGGCGCTGCAGCGGGCCGAG cACCTGTTGCAGCAGATCCAGCAAAGTCGAGTGTCAGGGGTCTTCAGTGGGGGGGCGTCCACGGAGCAGATGAGCCGCACGCTTCTCGACGTTTACCGAGAACTCAGAGAAAACCCTCTCCTCATAATCTAA